The genomic interval GGTCGTAATCGACCTGCATCCCGTTGATGTAGGTGCTCCAGCCGGCCTGGGACTTGGCCCAGTGGACGGCGTCCTCGATCTCGGCGTCCGTCGCCCCGTTCAGCTTCGCCAACTCCGTGTGGTAGACGGCGCAGTACCGGCACCTGGTGGTCGCCGCAATGCCCACCCCGATCAGCTCCCGGTACTTGTTCGGAATCGGCCCCTCCTCCATCTGCAC from Candidatus Deferrimicrobiaceae bacterium carries:
- a CDS encoding carboxymuconolactone decarboxylase family protein; this translates as HCCWGDKAMKREEVYKEIKETFGLVPGFFKLVPDSSLKLEWDLFKKVQMEEGPIPNKYRELIGVGIAATTRCRYCAVYHTELAKLNGATDAEIEDAVHWAKSQAGWSTYINGMQVDYDQFKSEVLQACEHVRKKMGKAA